From a single Planococcus shenhongbingii genomic region:
- a CDS encoding TraB/GumN family protein, with protein MHEDNITRIQLDGRELILIGTAHVSRQSAEQVKQVIEAERPDSVCIELDAQRYQSVTENSKWKETDIFKVIKEKKSSLLLMNLAISSFQNRIADQFGIKPGQEMIQGIESAKETGAELVLADRNIQVTFSRIWSNIGFMGKAQLLTSVIFSIFSKETISEEDLEKMKSQDTLNAVLNDFTQSFPKLKKPLIDERDQYLAQKIKDAPGNKVVAVLGAAHVPGITKEIHNEHDLKALSEVPPKSKWPKILGWALPILLIALLAITFYNNPQAGIDGTISWILWTASLGAIGAALAFGHPLAILTAFVGGPVGALHPLLAAGWFSGLMQAYIRRPNVGDFETLSKDVFTIKGFWDNKVTRVLLVVVLTNLGTAAGNIIGSADVIRLFLKNL; from the coding sequence ATGCATGAAGATAATATTACACGCATACAACTCGATGGGCGCGAACTGATCCTGATCGGTACGGCACACGTTTCCCGCCAAAGCGCCGAGCAGGTCAAACAAGTCATAGAAGCGGAACGGCCGGACTCGGTATGCATTGAGCTTGATGCCCAGCGCTATCAGTCCGTTACCGAAAACAGCAAGTGGAAAGAAACCGATATTTTTAAAGTGATCAAAGAAAAGAAATCAAGTCTGCTGCTGATGAACCTGGCGATTTCCTCTTTCCAGAACCGCATAGCGGATCAATTCGGCATCAAGCCGGGCCAGGAAATGATTCAAGGAATTGAATCCGCCAAGGAAACAGGGGCTGAACTGGTGCTCGCGGACCGCAATATCCAAGTGACGTTTTCACGGATTTGGAGCAATATCGGTTTTATGGGGAAAGCCCAGCTATTGACTTCTGTCATCTTCAGCATTTTCAGCAAAGAAACGATTTCTGAGGAAGATCTTGAAAAGATGAAATCGCAGGATACATTGAATGCGGTGCTCAACGATTTCACCCAATCATTCCCGAAATTGAAAAAGCCGCTGATCGATGAACGCGACCAGTACTTGGCGCAGAAAATCAAAGATGCACCCGGCAATAAAGTGGTCGCCGTTCTCGGCGCTGCCCATGTGCCGGGCATTACAAAAGAAATTCATAACGAGCATGACTTAAAAGCGCTGTCTGAAGTGCCGCCGAAGTCGAAATGGCCAAAAATTCTTGGCTGGGCACTGCCGATTTTATTGATTGCTTTATTGGCGATTACCTTCTATAACAATCCGCAGGCCGGCATTGATGGCACCATCAGCTGGATTTTGTGGACGGCTTCGCTGGGAGCAATTGGGGCGGCGCTGGCATTCGGCCATCCGCTGGCAATTCTTACAGCATTCGTCGGAGGGCCGGTTGGCGCCTTGCATCCGCTTCTTGCGGCGGGTTGGTTCTCGGGTCTCATGCAGGCTTATATCCGCCGTCCAAATGTCGGCGACTTTGAGACCTTGTCGAAAGATGTGTTTACCATTAAAGGCTTTTGGGACAATAAAGTTACCCGTGTCCTGCTGGTGGTCGTCTTGACGAATCTTGGAACAGCAGCCGGCAATATTATTGGCAGCGCCGATGTCATTCGCCTGTTTTTAAAAAATTTATAG
- the ypfJ gene encoding KPN_02809 family neutral zinc metallopeptidase yields the protein MKWKGRQGSRNVEDRRGSSGGKMIAGGGIGGLLIVLLVAFLGGDPGVLLNELGTGAGTQSSEPYVETEQEQELANFVSVVLADTEAVWSEVFAEQGLEYVEPTLVLFNGSVDSACGTAGAAVGPFYCPGDQKLYIDLSFYNELQQQFQAPGDFAMAYVIAHEVGHHVQNLLGIMEQVQPLRNQLSEEDYNKLQVRLELQADYYAGVWAHHAQGMDLLEEGDLEEALTAASAVGDDTIQERARGYVVPESFTHGTSEQRKSWFYKGFEAGTIQGGDTFNAKNL from the coding sequence ATGAAATGGAAAGGCAGGCAAGGCAGCAGAAACGTCGAGGACCGGCGGGGTTCATCAGGCGGCAAGATGATAGCGGGAGGCGGAATCGGAGGACTGCTTATCGTCCTGCTGGTGGCATTTCTTGGCGGGGACCCGGGTGTCCTTCTGAACGAACTTGGCACCGGCGCAGGCACACAGTCGAGCGAACCTTATGTCGAAACCGAGCAGGAGCAGGAACTGGCAAATTTCGTGTCGGTTGTGCTGGCGGATACCGAAGCCGTGTGGTCTGAAGTTTTTGCTGAGCAGGGCTTGGAGTATGTCGAGCCGACACTCGTGCTTTTTAATGGCAGCGTTGACTCTGCTTGCGGTACAGCAGGCGCAGCCGTCGGGCCGTTCTATTGTCCGGGTGACCAGAAGCTTTATATTGACTTAAGTTTTTATAATGAGCTGCAGCAGCAATTCCAGGCGCCGGGCGACTTTGCGATGGCTTACGTCATTGCGCATGAAGTCGGACACCATGTGCAGAATCTGCTCGGCATTATGGAGCAGGTCCAGCCGCTCCGCAATCAATTAAGTGAAGAGGATTACAACAAACTGCAGGTAAGGCTCGAATTGCAGGCCGACTATTATGCGGGCGTCTGGGCGCACCATGCCCAAGGGATGGATCTTCTGGAAGAAGGGGATCTGGAAGAAGCATTGACGGCGGCAAGTGCAGTGGGAGACGATACCATCCAGGAACGGGCGCGCGGCTATGTGGTGCCGGAAAGCTTTACGCACGGCACCTCCGAACAGCGCAAGAGCTGGTTCTATAAAGGCTTCGAGGCGGGGACAATCCAAGGCGGCGATACGTTCAATGCGAAAAACCTGTGA
- a CDS encoding SAM-dependent methyltransferase has protein sequence MNERQYDEMLNIRTSENQQGFHESLHHNRYEPTPYALLEILFSQYRLSHEDRLVDYGCGKGRLNFYVHSLFGAETVGVEMDETFYKEALGNRTAYEKKQKNTKGKIDFCCCLAQHYKVEARDNRFYFFNPFSVQIFMAAVNNILKSVEQVQRPVDVILFFPSDDYIDYLEHQTLFELLEEILLPGANRDIRERFLIYRLE, from the coding sequence GTGAACGAACGCCAATACGACGAAATGTTGAATATCCGAACTTCCGAAAACCAGCAAGGCTTCCATGAGTCGCTTCACCACAACCGCTATGAGCCGACGCCTTATGCCTTACTGGAAATCCTTTTTAGCCAGTACAGGCTGTCCCATGAAGACCGGCTCGTTGACTACGGCTGCGGCAAGGGCCGTCTGAATTTTTACGTACACTCTTTATTCGGAGCGGAAACGGTGGGAGTCGAAATGGACGAAACCTTTTACAAGGAAGCACTCGGCAACCGGACGGCTTACGAGAAAAAGCAGAAAAATACTAAAGGGAAAATCGACTTTTGCTGCTGCCTGGCACAACACTATAAAGTTGAAGCAAGAGACAACCGGTTTTATTTTTTTAATCCCTTTTCGGTTCAGATCTTTATGGCAGCCGTCAACAATATTTTGAAATCCGTGGAGCAGGTGCAGCGTCCGGTTGATGTCATTTTGTTTTTCCCTTCGGACGATTATATCGATTATTTGGAGCACCAGACCCTTTTTGAACTGCTGGAAGAGATTTTGCTGCCGGGAGCAAACCGAGATATTCGCGAACGTTTTTTAATCTATCGCCTCGAATAA
- the dapA gene encoding 4-hydroxy-tetrahydrodipicolinate synthase: protein MNFGQIITAMVTPFDANGEIDFPATKNLVEHLIATGSDGLVVAGTTGESPTLSSEEKVKLFKFVVETTKGRIPVIAGTGSNNTRASISLTQQAEDIGVDGIMLVTPYYNKPSQEGMFQHFEAIAASTRLPVMLYNIPGRSVVNLSVDTVVRLSAIDNIVSIKEASGNLDAAAEIIERTPDSFTLYSGDDSLTLPILAIGGNGIVSVAAHIIGNDMKNMISNFRNGNTQAAAAAHRKLLPVMNALFAAPNPVPVKTALNLSGVQVGGVRLPMIPLNEQETLTLQEVLSARTVNS from the coding sequence ATGAATTTCGGCCAAATCATCACAGCAATGGTTACTCCATTTGACGCAAACGGGGAAATCGACTTTCCTGCAACTAAAAACTTAGTAGAGCATTTAATCGCAACCGGTTCAGACGGGTTGGTCGTTGCCGGCACGACCGGAGAATCGCCGACTCTGTCATCAGAAGAAAAAGTGAAATTGTTTAAATTCGTAGTGGAAACCACGAAAGGGCGCATCCCGGTCATCGCAGGCACAGGATCGAACAATACGCGTGCATCGATTTCCTTAACTCAGCAAGCGGAAGATATCGGAGTCGATGGCATCATGCTCGTTACTCCGTATTACAACAAACCTTCGCAAGAAGGCATGTTCCAGCATTTTGAAGCGATTGCAGCGTCTACCCGCCTGCCAGTCATGCTTTACAATATTCCAGGGCGCAGCGTCGTCAATTTATCCGTCGATACAGTCGTCCGTCTTTCAGCAATCGATAATATCGTCTCTATCAAAGAAGCGAGCGGCAATTTGGATGCTGCTGCGGAAATTATCGAACGCACACCGGATTCTTTCACGCTTTACAGCGGTGATGACAGTTTAACTTTGCCGATTCTTGCAATCGGCGGAAACGGCATCGTATCGGTCGCTGCCCATATCATCGGCAATGACATGAAAAATATGATCTCGAACTTCCGGAATGGCAATACCCAAGCGGCTGCAGCGGCACACCGCAAATTGCTGCCCGTCATGAATGCCTTGTTTGCCGCTCCGAATCCGGTTCCGGTGAAAACTGCTTTAAACCTTTCAGGCGTCCAAGTCGGCGGTGTCCGTTTGCCAATGATTCCTTTGAACGAGCAAGAAACCCTAACCTTGCAAGAGGTTTTATCAGCCCGTACTGTGAATTCTTAA
- a CDS encoding STAS domain-containing protein, translating into MEKEIRFLGSRVVEDKNLIAELIQEEALKDASKEELEQYKDILEAVLHFRMDFIGLLGESLQNSLDPETVFKGISQWGDVTGNYFLKEGMSLADALGETSLYRKHIGKVIKTEAVCKEMPLEILFEAMEFFHALLDHAAYSYSSTYINSYQKNLAAARKEFLELSSPVVPVNDQIAILPIVGAIEVDRAQHILEQSLLAAGRLKVSTLIIDLSGVVKVDTMVAEQIIKLTQSLKLVGVQAVLTGIRPEIAQTMIQLGIDVSQLALGGSLKQAFKRLAEAK; encoded by the coding sequence ATGGAGAAAGAGATTAGATTTCTCGGTTCGCGCGTGGTTGAAGATAAAAACCTGATTGCCGAGTTAATACAAGAAGAAGCACTCAAAGATGCCAGCAAAGAAGAGCTGGAACAATATAAAGATATACTCGAAGCAGTCCTTCATTTTCGAATGGACTTTATCGGGCTATTGGGGGAATCCCTTCAAAATTCCCTGGACCCTGAAACGGTTTTCAAGGGAATATCGCAATGGGGAGACGTGACCGGGAATTACTTTTTGAAAGAGGGCATGTCGCTTGCAGACGCATTGGGGGAAACGTCCCTTTACCGGAAACATATCGGCAAAGTGATTAAAACCGAAGCTGTGTGTAAGGAAATGCCGCTTGAGATCCTTTTTGAAGCAATGGAATTTTTCCATGCATTGTTGGACCACGCTGCATATTCGTACAGCTCGACTTACATCAATTCTTATCAGAAGAACCTGGCTGCTGCCAGAAAAGAGTTTCTCGAGTTGTCATCGCCGGTTGTTCCCGTGAATGACCAAATTGCAATCCTTCCGATTGTAGGCGCCATTGAAGTGGACCGGGCACAGCATATTTTGGAACAATCGCTGCTTGCGGCTGGACGCTTAAAAGTTTCCACGCTTATTATTGATTTATCGGGCGTAGTAAAAGTCGACACGATGGTAGCAGAACAAATCATTAAATTAACGCAGTCATTGAAGCTTGTCGGCGTACAGGCAGTGTTGACCGGCATCCGGCCGGAAATCGCCCAGACCATGATTCAGTTGGGCATTGATGTCAGCCAGCTGGCACTTGGCGGAAGCTTGAAGCAGGCTTTCAAGAGATTGGCCGAAGCGAAATAA
- a CDS encoding alpha/beta fold hydrolase, protein MDLNINKRNNVRCSGQGDKVLVFAHGFGCDQYVWDDIAPAFETKYRVVLFDYVGSGRSDKKAYSKERYSTLHGYKQDLIELCDALNLKNVVFIGHSVSSMIGALAAIDRPELIKDLIMIGPSAHYLNEPGYQGGFERADIEGMLKMMETDYKEWANYLAPVVLQNGDRPELAQEFEQILCSNDPDIMRQFAEATFLSDVRSDLQKVSVPTLILQMKNDAIAPETAGEFVHSQIPESEYVVMNATGHNPHVSHAEETIEKILAYLRKPMGNSNTSAIEKLSI, encoded by the coding sequence TTGGATTTGAACATCAACAAACGAAACAATGTACGATGCTCTGGACAAGGTGATAAAGTATTGGTGTTTGCCCACGGCTTTGGCTGTGACCAATATGTCTGGGATGATATTGCTCCAGCCTTTGAAACGAAATACCGGGTCGTGCTGTTTGATTACGTAGGATCTGGAAGAAGCGATAAGAAAGCCTATTCGAAAGAACGATATAGTACATTGCATGGCTACAAACAGGATTTGATTGAGCTTTGCGATGCCTTGAATCTTAAAAATGTTGTCTTTATCGGGCATTCGGTCAGCAGCATGATCGGCGCTTTAGCGGCAATCGACCGGCCGGAACTGATAAAAGATTTAATCATGATTGGGCCTTCTGCCCATTATTTGAATGAACCCGGCTATCAAGGCGGTTTTGAACGGGCGGATATTGAAGGAATGCTTAAGATGATGGAAACGGATTACAAAGAATGGGCAAATTATTTAGCGCCGGTAGTCCTGCAGAACGGGGACCGGCCGGAGCTGGCCCAAGAGTTCGAACAGATTTTATGCTCGAATGACCCGGACATTATGCGGCAGTTTGCTGAAGCGACATTTTTGTCTGATGTGCGCAGCGATCTCCAAAAAGTATCAGTGCCTACGTTGATTCTTCAGATGAAGAATGATGCGATCGCTCCTGAGACAGCGGGGGAATTTGTGCATAGCCAGATACCGGAAAGCGAGTATGTGGTCATGAATGCCACGGGTCATAATCCGCATGTCAGCCATGCAGAAGAAACGATTGAGAAAATTCTTGCCTACTTAAGGAAGCCTATGGGAAACAGCAATACCTCTGCAATCGAAAAATTATCGATATAA
- a CDS encoding GGDEF domain-containing protein, whose amino-acid sequence MEEQLNLAPFCYLVIEESYRIVEMNVAMRELIGTERPMPTHVHELLTIASRVYFQTYFMPSITLHGKVNEMFLTIKGAEGPVPVLMNTAKRNGHFECAMIPMTERGEYEKELLLAKRNAEKIHQETAEAYAKLQSLMEKVEQKQRELEELNTSLQQMTTTDPLTGLKNRRYLEEILSEMTGQAEAGRPLSLLVIDIDFFKRINDTYGHQMGDAVLQELSWKLLSETDGQGIVSRMGGEEFVILLPDASKDEAHSFAEQLRRQIEHAEWLHVPVTVSIGVAVFENEDNADSLFARADEALYISKNSGRNRVTVT is encoded by the coding sequence ATGGAAGAGCAATTGAATTTGGCGCCATTCTGCTATTTGGTAATTGAAGAAAGCTACCGCATTGTCGAGATGAACGTGGCCATGCGGGAATTGATCGGTACAGAACGCCCCATGCCGACACATGTCCACGAATTGCTGACAATCGCTTCCCGTGTCTATTTCCAAACATACTTTATGCCTTCCATTACACTTCACGGGAAAGTCAACGAGATGTTCTTGACGATAAAAGGTGCCGAGGGACCGGTTCCGGTACTGATGAATACGGCTAAAAGGAATGGGCATTTCGAATGCGCGATGATTCCGATGACCGAGCGGGGCGAATACGAAAAAGAACTGCTGCTGGCGAAACGCAATGCGGAAAAGATTCATCAGGAAACGGCTGAAGCCTACGCGAAACTCCAAAGCTTAATGGAAAAGGTAGAGCAAAAACAGCGCGAACTAGAGGAATTGAACACCAGCCTGCAGCAGATGACTACAACCGATCCGCTGACCGGCTTGAAAAACCGCCGGTACCTGGAAGAGATCCTGTCCGAAATGACGGGACAGGCGGAGGCTGGAAGGCCGCTGTCTCTTCTTGTGATTGATATAGATTTTTTCAAACGGATCAACGATACATATGGCCACCAGATGGGGGATGCGGTGCTGCAGGAACTTTCCTGGAAGCTGTTGAGCGAAACTGACGGACAAGGGATTGTCTCCCGTATGGGTGGTGAGGAATTTGTCATCTTATTGCCGGACGCCAGTAAAGACGAGGCTCATAGTTTTGCAGAACAGCTCCGCCGCCAAATTGAGCATGCCGAATGGCTCCATGTCCCGGTGACAGTGAGCATTGGCGTCGCGGTTTTTGAGAATGAAGACAATGCGGATTCTTTGTTCGCGCGTGCAGACGAAGCATTATATATTTCCAAAAATTCAGGCCGTAACCGGGTTACAGTAACGTAA
- a CDS encoding alpha/beta fold hydrolase has translation MSEEIIKRNNVRVFGQGKQMLVFGHGFGCDQYVWSEIAPAFEDKYRVVLFDYVGSGKSDKSAYSTERYGTLHGYKQDLLDLCDALNLENIVFVGHSVSSMIGALASIERPDMIDKLVMIGPSPYYLNESDYYGGFEKSDIDELLDMMEVNYKEWAKYLAPVVMQNEDRPHLAEEFEQILCSNDPVIARNFAEVTFTSDVRSELSKVTVPTLILQPQFDAIAPPEVGRFVHEQIKDSQLVVMEAAGHNPHISHSEETVELIQAYLNS, from the coding sequence ATGTCTGAAGAAATTATCAAACGCAATAATGTCCGGGTGTTCGGACAAGGAAAACAAATGCTGGTGTTCGGCCACGGCTTTGGCTGCGACCAGTATGTCTGGAGTGAAATTGCGCCAGCTTTTGAAGATAAATACCGTGTTGTGCTCTTTGATTACGTGGGATCGGGAAAAAGCGACAAGTCCGCTTATTCGACTGAGCGCTATGGTACGCTGCACGGCTATAAACAGGATTTACTCGATTTATGCGATGCTCTTAACTTGGAAAATATCGTTTTTGTCGGGCATTCGGTCAGCAGCATGATCGGCGCGCTGGCATCCATCGAGCGCCCGGACATGATTGATAAGTTGGTCATGATCGGACCTTCTCCTTATTATCTGAACGAATCGGATTACTACGGCGGTTTTGAGAAGTCCGATATTGATGAACTGCTGGATATGATGGAAGTCAATTATAAAGAATGGGCAAAATACTTGGCGCCTGTAGTGATGCAAAATGAAGACCGCCCGCATTTAGCGGAGGAATTCGAGCAGATCCTGTGTTCCAATGACCCGGTGATTGCACGGAATTTCGCGGAAGTGACGTTTACATCGGATGTCCGTTCTGAACTGTCCAAAGTTACGGTTCCGACGCTGATTCTCCAGCCGCAGTTTGATGCCATTGCACCGCCGGAAGTCGGCCGGTTCGTCCATGAACAAATTAAAGACAGCCAGCTGGTTGTAATGGAAGCGGCAGGGCATAATCCGCACATCAGCCATTCGGAAGAAACGGTGGAACTGATACAGGCATATTTGAACAGCTAG
- a CDS encoding SDR family NAD(P)-dependent oxidoreductase — MSKKTSREGMTVVITGASSGIGKGVARQLAAEGANVVLAARRTGLIEALAEELGPQAIAVTTDVSNEQDMAHLFEQALEAFGKIDVWINNAGIGAIGPFTDIPTEDLKRVIEVNVKGTINGSHFALRHFKETGQGILINLGSVTSEIAFPYYTGYSAAKHAVAGLSAALNEEMKLEGFENIHVCNVMPWATDTPWFIHTGNYTGHAAEMKPMDDPQLVIDAIVGLLDNPKESMAVGAKSKASVLSSHLMPGTTESLNAKFVQKVIEDAPPMEPNSGSLYEPMKAGTEVEGGIRERMKREKRS, encoded by the coding sequence ATGTCTAAAAAGACGTCCCGTGAAGGGATGACGGTGGTCATTACAGGCGCTTCGAGCGGCATCGGCAAAGGCGTGGCGAGGCAGCTGGCAGCTGAAGGCGCCAATGTGGTGCTGGCAGCACGGCGTACCGGTTTGATCGAAGCGCTTGCGGAAGAGCTGGGGCCGCAGGCGATTGCGGTTACAACCGATGTCAGCAACGAACAGGACATGGCCCATTTGTTTGAACAGGCGCTTGAGGCATTCGGCAAGATTGATGTATGGATCAACAATGCCGGCATCGGCGCCATCGGACCGTTTACCGACATCCCGACGGAAGATTTAAAGCGCGTTATTGAAGTTAATGTCAAAGGCACCATTAACGGCAGCCATTTTGCGCTGCGCCATTTCAAGGAGACCGGGCAGGGCATCCTTATCAACCTCGGTTCGGTTACCAGCGAAATAGCCTTTCCTTATTACACCGGCTACAGCGCCGCGAAACATGCCGTAGCCGGATTGAGTGCTGCATTGAACGAAGAAATGAAACTGGAAGGCTTTGAAAACATCCATGTCTGCAACGTTATGCCATGGGCAACTGATACGCCGTGGTTTATCCATACCGGGAATTATACCGGGCACGCCGCTGAAATGAAGCCGATGGACGATCCTCAGCTGGTCATCGATGCCATCGTCGGCTTGCTCGACAATCCAAAAGAGTCGATGGCGGTCGGTGCCAAATCGAAAGCTTCAGTCTTGTCAAGCCATTTAATGCCAGGAACCACCGAGTCCCTGAATGCCAAATTTGTGCAGAAAGTCATTGAAGATGCACCGCCCATGGAGCCGAATTCCGGTTCTTTATATGAACCGATGAAAGCCGGTACGGAAGTGGAAGGCGGGATACGCGAACGGATGAAGCGGGAAAAACGTTCTTGA
- a CDS encoding SDR family NAD(P)-dependent oxidoreductase has product MADEQSRSGLTVVITGTSSGIGKGVAKRLAREGANLVVAARRTNLIEALAKECGPNTVAVTADVSREQDVARLIETAMSSFGKIDVWINNAGIGTFGSFTDTPLKDLNRTIEINLLGTFYGSHFALSQFKKQKYGTLINVSSFASKVPLAFGAAYTASKYGVSGVSNGLHQEMGLEDFKDIHICSVDPWVTDTPWTAHAGNYSGHEIAIGPADDPQQVVDAIISQIDSPQQTLEVGAKVKGAAFSSGVLPKTARKMNSELFGKMLYEAPPAPATSGSLFEPRQEGTDVTGDLRERFEKNMSDRK; this is encoded by the coding sequence ATGGCAGATGAACAGTCTCGCAGCGGATTGACAGTGGTCATTACCGGCACTTCCAGCGGCATCGGCAAAGGAGTTGCCAAGCGGCTGGCAAGAGAAGGGGCGAACTTGGTGGTTGCCGCCCGCAGAACAAATTTAATCGAAGCGCTGGCAAAGGAATGCGGTCCGAATACGGTTGCCGTAACGGCCGATGTCAGCAGAGAACAAGATGTCGCCCGGCTGATTGAAACGGCGATGTCGTCATTCGGGAAAATTGATGTCTGGATCAACAATGCCGGCATCGGGACATTCGGCTCGTTTACCGATACACCGCTCAAAGACCTGAACCGCACTATTGAAATCAATTTGCTGGGCACTTTCTATGGCAGCCATTTTGCGCTGAGCCAATTCAAGAAACAGAAATACGGCACGCTTATCAATGTTTCATCTTTTGCCAGTAAAGTTCCACTGGCTTTCGGAGCCGCCTACACCGCAAGCAAATACGGCGTATCGGGGGTCAGCAATGGGCTGCATCAGGAGATGGGGCTGGAAGATTTCAAGGACATCCATATTTGTTCCGTGGATCCATGGGTTACCGATACACCATGGACCGCCCATGCCGGCAATTACAGCGGCCATGAAATTGCCATAGGGCCGGCAGATGACCCGCAGCAAGTGGTGGATGCTATCATCAGCCAGATCGATAGTCCCCAGCAAACCCTGGAAGTGGGGGCAAAAGTAAAAGGGGCAGCCTTTTCAAGTGGTGTATTGCCAAAAACTGCCCGTAAAATGAACAGCGAACTGTTCGGCAAAATGCTTTACGAGGCACCTCCCGCTCCCGCAACTTCAGGCAGTTTGTTTGAACCGCGCCAAGAAGGGACTGATGTAACGGGTGATTTGCGTGAACGCTTCGAAAAGAACATGTCTGATCGGAAATAA
- a CDS encoding SDR family NAD(P)-dependent oxidoreductase, translating into MKRKKSRQGLTIVITGASSGFGKGVAQKLAAQGANVVLAARRTDLIEELAAECGPNATAVTTDISNEKEMVELMETALSKFGTVDVWFNNAGLGILGSFTDTPLKDLNRLVDINMIGTMYGSHLALRQFKSQGYGTLINMSSFVSKVPLPFGAAYTATKFGITGMSAGLYQEMELEKRSDIHVCTVHPWVTDTPWVEHLANYSGHEIILGPVDDPEKVIEVIIGLIDKPQPNVDVGFKSKTAVASYELMPKVVEYLNGRSLLAMLRSAPQAERTSGSLHEPKRIGTGVSGEMRERLKKKLKDEEK; encoded by the coding sequence ATGAAGAGGAAGAAATCACGCCAAGGCCTGACAATTGTCATTACTGGAGCATCGAGCGGTTTTGGCAAAGGAGTGGCGCAGAAGCTTGCGGCACAAGGGGCAAATGTAGTGCTGGCCGCCCGCCGCACGGACCTGATTGAAGAGTTGGCAGCGGAATGCGGGCCAAATGCGACGGCGGTGACAACTGATATCAGCAATGAAAAAGAGATGGTGGAGTTGATGGAAACGGCTTTGTCAAAGTTCGGAACGGTCGATGTCTGGTTCAATAACGCCGGGCTAGGCATTCTCGGTTCGTTTACGGACACGCCCTTGAAAGACTTAAACCGGCTCGTAGATATCAATATGATTGGGACGATGTACGGCAGCCACTTGGCACTTCGGCAGTTCAAGAGCCAGGGATACGGCACGCTCATCAATATGTCTTCTTTTGTCAGCAAAGTCCCGCTGCCTTTCGGGGCGGCTTACACCGCCACCAAATTCGGCATCACCGGGATGAGCGCCGGATTATACCAGGAGATGGAGCTGGAAAAACGCAGCGATATCCATGTCTGCACAGTCCATCCGTGGGTTACGGATACGCCGTGGGTGGAGCATCTTGCCAATTACAGCGGCCATGAAATCATACTCGGGCCGGTGGACGATCCGGAAAAAGTCATTGAGGTGATCATTGGGCTGATCGACAAGCCGCAGCCGAATGTGGATGTCGGCTTCAAGTCGAAAACTGCGGTCGCTTCCTATGAACTAATGCCGAAAGTGGTGGAATACTTGAATGGTAGGTCATTGCTTGCCATGCTTCGGTCAGCTCCGCAAGCGGAAAGGACATCCGGCAGCCTCCATGAACCGAAACGGATCGGCACGGGAGTTTCAGGAGAAATGCGTGAGCGGCTAAAGAAAAAGTTAAAAGATGAAGAAAAATGA
- a CDS encoding YsnF/AvaK domain-containing protein, with product MEKRGNKLIGVYDVQAEVLSQVNELKAQGHSEDHMYVVARDNDQLNMIRRQTDVNLDTQGTSQQQDEGFMGKFVNFLSGDDNTRSVFDNMGLDPADRDAYYHQVENGKILLYVDDEYGDSYQSYSDRAGRDSAVTGTATDAPFATGRTTDSTYDSTDSRFGTTGETEDERLRLHEERLNVDKERVQTGEVNVGKRVVESNQSIEVPVEREEVYIERRPVNEEVTGTAAYEDANDTIHVPLSEERVEVTKKDVVTEEIVVGKRKVQDTETVNETVRREEADIDETGQIKRKGKDKDRF from the coding sequence ATGGAAAAAAGAGGTAACAAACTTATAGGTGTATATGATGTACAGGCAGAGGTATTAAGCCAAGTAAACGAATTGAAAGCTCAAGGCCATAGTGAAGATCATATGTATGTTGTGGCCCGGGACAATGATCAATTGAACATGATCCGGAGACAGACTGATGTAAACCTGGATACACAGGGAACCAGCCAACAGCAAGATGAAGGATTTATGGGGAAATTTGTAAACTTCCTTTCAGGCGACGACAATACGCGCAGCGTCTTCGACAATATGGGACTTGATCCTGCGGATAGAGATGCGTATTACCACCAAGTGGAAAACGGCAAAATCCTGCTTTATGTAGACGACGAATATGGTGATTCTTACCAAAGCTACAGCGATAGAGCCGGCCGCGATTCAGCAGTGACGGGCACAGCAACTGATGCGCCGTTTGCCACAGGCAGAACAACGGATTCTACTTATGACTCAACAGACAGCAGATTTGGCACAACCGGAGAAACTGAAGATGAGCGGCTGCGCCTTCACGAAGAACGCTTGAATGTCGATAAGGAACGGGTGCAAACCGGTGAAGTGAATGTCGGCAAACGCGTTGTGGAAAGCAACCAGTCAATCGAAGTTCCAGTAGAACGTGAAGAAGTGTATATCGAGCGCCGCCCAGTAAACGAAGAAGTAACGGGTACTGCCGCTTACGAAGATGCTAATGATACCATCCATGTTCCGCTTTCTGAAGAACGTGTGGAAGTGACGAAAAAAGACGTTGTGACTGAAGAAATCGTAGTCGGCAAACGTAAAGTCCAAGACACTGAAACAGTTAACGAAACAGTGCGCCGTGAAGAAGCGGATATCGATGAAACTGGCCAGATCAAAAGAAAAGGTAAAGACAAAGACCGTTTCTAA